In Daucus carota subsp. sativus chromosome 4, DH1 v3.0, whole genome shotgun sequence, one DNA window encodes the following:
- the LOC108216277 gene encoding uncharacterized protein LOC108216277 gives MATIKKVFITEGDISTLLGRYSGTTIFALLQEVAQVPGKKYDWNELVKNSNTGITNAREYQMVWRHLAYRAPLVEELDDQEVEPLDDDSDLDCELEALPTVTADASAEAAACVKVLIASGMPSNSTLPTGSTIEAPLTISIPNRQPARGPSANSQPSTFVHGTSITVPVSVQKQPLPAVTPATAATPATTAEGLESGNLPPRRKRKLWTDAEDLELLAAVKKCGEGNWANILKEQLMKERTASQLSQRWNIIKKRKRNSSLPGGEGNSTLGGKGNSSSGGGAQLSEAQLAARRAMSLALNMPLTDKLMASSSRVGGTSNMNQNEKSKADGAQQRTVVLGLSSQSLVNSKAHSTKSTDEMVKATAVAAGARIGNPCEAMLLKNNGSSLPSNVHYIRTGLASTTQSTSSSALNDPRQIQKPAGATKKLEGILPNSVDGGQVPVDRD, from the exons ATGGCTAcaattaaaaaagtatttatcACTGAAGGAGACATCTCCACCCTCTTAGGAAG GTACTCTGGAACGACAATATTTGCATTACTTCAAGAGGTAGCTCAAGTTCCGGGCAAGAAGTATGATTGGAATGAGCTGGTGAAGAATTCGAACACCGGAATAACTAATGCTAGAGAATACCAGATGGTCTGGCGACATTTGGCTTATCGTGCGCCGTTGGTTGAAGAACTCGATGATCAGGAGGTTGAACCTCTT GATGATGACAGTGATCTGGATTGTGAATTGGAAGCTCTGCCAACTGTAACGGCTGATGCTTCTGCTGAGGCTGCAGCATGTGTTAAG GTACTGATTGCTTCTGGTATGCCAAGTAACTCTACTCTACCAACTGGTTCTACAATTGAGGCTCCATTGACTATAAGCATACCTAATAGACAACCAGCTAGAGGTCCTTCAGCAAACTCACAGCCTTCAACATTTGTGCACGGGACAAGTATTACAGTTCCAGTTTCTGTTCAGAAACAGCCACTGCCTGCAGTTACACCTGCTACAGCTGCTACACCTGCCACAACTGCTGAAGGATTGGAAAGTGGAAACCTACCTCCTCGAAGGAAAAGGAAACTATGGACTGATGCGGAGGATTTGGAACTGCTTGCTGCTGTAAAAAAATGCGGCGAGGGTAACTGggcaaatatattaaaagagcAATTAATGAAAGAAAGAACAGCTTCACAATTATCTCAG AGAtggaatattattaaaaaacgCAAGAGAAACTCAAGTTTGCCAGGTGGCGAGGGCAACTCAACTTTAGGAGGCAAGGGTAACTCAAGTTCAGGAGGCGGCGCACAACTCTCTGAGGCTCAACTTGCTGCTCGTCGGGCAATGTCTTTAGCCCTCAACATGCCTTTGACAGATAAGTTGATGGCTTCTTCCTCCCGTG TTGGCGGGACGTCTAACATGAATCAAAATGAAAAATCTAAAGCGGATGGAGCACAACAACGAACTGTTGTACTGGGGCTTTCATCTCAATCTTTGGTCAACTCAAAGGCCCATTCAACAAAGTCCACTGATGAAATGGTAAAAGCTACTGCAGTTGCGGCCGGGGCTCGGATTGGTAATCCATGTGAAGCCATGTTGTTAAAAAACAATGGAAGCTCATTACCGAGTAATGTACACTACATCCGAACAGGTTTAGCAAGCACTACGCAGTCTACATCTTCTAGCGCTCTAAATGATCCGAGACAAATTCAGAAACCAGCTGGAGCGACAAAAAAATTGGAAGGCATACTACCCAACTCCGTTGATGGTGGACAAGTACCTGTGGATAGGGATTAG